The Neomonachus schauinslandi chromosome 11, ASM220157v2, whole genome shotgun sequence genome contains a region encoding:
- the TIGD3 gene encoding tigger transposable element-derived protein 3 translates to MELSSKKKLHALSLAEKIQVLELLDESKMSQSEVARRFQVSQPQISRICKNKEKLLADWCSGTANRERKRKRESKYSGLDEALLCWYHIARAKAWDVTGPMLLHKAKELAGILGQDFVPSIGWLVRWKRRNNVGFGARPVAAAAFRPEPPPPGPTSRAQPPLSLQDFSPEDVFGCAEVPLLYRAVPGRGRACDRVRVLLCANSRGTEKRPVLVSGLRAAPTCFSGVSSEALPASYHPDLGIPWSEWLAQFDRDMGQQGRRVTLLLAARVLEELASLPGLCHVRLLPLSAAAAAAAGGTPALPGSVVRAFKTHYRHRLLGKLAAVQSKRAGISLAEAGAGITVLDALHMAAAAWAKVPPQLIVSSFVQEGLAPCKMPLCPDEASQMPPVPGGLSLQEFARFVDLEGEEPASGACKEETGAEDGQGGQEDGLQPLPTKADALRALGTLRRWLECNSTSPELFEKFYACEEEVERLCCL, encoded by the coding sequence ATGGAGCTGAGCAGCAAGAAGAAACTTCACGCCCTGTCCCTGGCCGAGAAGATCCAGGTGCTGGAACTCCTGGATGAGTCCAAGATGTCCCAGTCGGAGGTGGCCCGGCGCTTCCAAGTCTCCCAGCCCCAGATCTCGCGCATCTGCAAGAATAAGGAGAAGCTGCTGGCCGACTGGTGCAGCGGCACCGCCAACCGGGAGCGCAAGCGCAAGCGGGAGTCCAAGTACAGCGGGCTTGACGAGGCCCTGCTCTGCTGGTACCACATTGCCCGGGCCAAGGCCTGGGACGTCACGGGGCCCATGCTGCTCCACAAAGCCAAGGAACTGGCCGGCATCCTGGGCCAGGATTTTGTACCCAGCATCGGCTGGCTGGTCCGCTGGAAGCGCCGTAACAATGTAGGCTTCGGGGCCCGCCCGGTAGCGGCGGCCGCCTTCCGCCCTGAGCCACCGCCCCCGGGCCCCACGTCCCGGGCCcagcctcctctttctcttcaagACTTCTCCCCCGAGGACGTTTTCGGCTGCGCCGAGGTGCCTCTGCTGTACCGGGCCGTGCCCGGCAGGGGGCGCGCCTGCGACCGCGTGCGGGTGCTGCTCTGCGCCAACAGCAGAGGCACGGAGAAGCGGCCGGTGCTGGTCAGCGGGCTCCGGGCCGCGCCCACGTGCTTCTCCGGAGTCAGCAGTGAGGCTCTGCCGGCCTCCTACCACCCGGACCTGGGCATCCCCTGGTCCGAGTGGCTGGCGCAGTTTGACCGGGACATGGGCCAGCAGGGCCGGCGGGTCACCCTGCTGCTGGCTGCCCGCGTGCTCGAGGAGCTGGCAAGCCTGCCCGGACTCTGCCACGTGAGGCTCCTGCCCCTgtcggccgccgccgccgccgccgccggcggCACGCCGGCCCTGCCCGGCTCCGTGGTGCGGGCCTTTAAGACCCACTACCGGCACCGTCTGCTGGGCAAGCTGGCCGCCGTCCAGAGCAAGAGGGCCGGCATCTCGCTGGCGGAGGCGGGGGCCGGCATCACGGTGCTCGATGCTCTGCACATGGCGGCGGCGGCCTGGGCCAAGGTGCCCCCCCAGCTCATCGTCAGCAGCTTCGTCCAGGAAGGGCTGGCTCCCTGCAAGATGCCCCTGTGCCCGGACGAAGCCTCCCAGATGCCGCCCGTCCCCGGCGGGCTGAGCCTCCAGGAGTTTGCCCGCTTTGTGGACCTGGAGGGCGAGGAGCCGGCGTCCGGAGCGTGCAAAGAGGAGACGGGCGCCGAGGACGGGCAGGGGGGCCAAGAGGAcggcctccagcccctgcccaccaAAGCCGACGCCCTCCGGGCTCTGGGCACGCTGAGGAGGTGGCTGGAGTGCAACAGCACCTCCCCTGAGCTTTTCGAAAAATTCTACGCCTGTGAAGAGGAGGTGGAGAGGCTCTGCTGCCTGTGA